From the Diospyros lotus cultivar Yz01 chromosome 13, ASM1463336v1, whole genome shotgun sequence genome, one window contains:
- the LOC127788612 gene encoding two-component response regulator ARR5-like, which yields MARNGMLPRRRRGAGGFGDVPPSDSQQVHVLAVDDSLIDRKVIEQLLRISSCKVTAVDSGRRALQFLGLDEERSSIGFDGLKVDLIITDYCMPGMTGYELLKKIKGSSTFREIPVVIMSSENVLARIDRCLEEGAEDFIVKPVKLSDVERLKEYMFGEERPAREDGGINKRKSPEASDPSSSPSPETSQPSISSSSLASSPGSSDTLSSSSSSSSSPPSSPASLDSPTRRLKMSSSCG from the exons ATGGCTAGAAACGGGATGTTGCCGCGGCGGCGGAGGGGGGCAGGCGGCTTCGGAGACGTGCCCCCTTCTGATTCGCAGCAGGTTCATGTTCTCGCCGTCGACGACAGCCTTATCGACCGCAAAGTCATCGAACAGTTGCTCAGAATCTCTTCTTGTAAAG TGACGGCGGTGGATAGTGGGAGGAGAGCTCTGCAATTCCTGGGGCTGGACGAGGAGAGAAGCTCCATTGGATTTGAT GGCCTGAAGGTGGATCTGATAATCACAGACTATTGCATGCCTGGAATGACTGGTTATGAGTTGCTCAAGAAGATCAAG GGATCATCTACTTTCAGAGAAATCCCAGTTGTGATCATGTCTTCTGAAAACGTTCTGGCCCGGATCGACAG ATGTCTAGAGGAAGGCGCGGAGGATTTCATAGTGAAGCCGGTGAAATTATCAGACGTCGAGCGCCTGAAGGAATACATGTTCGGAGAGGAACGGCCGGCGAGAGAAGACGGCGGGATCAACAAGAGAAAGTCGCCGGAGGCCTCCGACCCCTCATCGTCTCCCTCACCGGAGACGTCGCAGCCGTCCATCTCATCTTCATCGCTAGCGTCGTCTCCCGGTTCCTCGGACACActgtcgtcgtcgtcgtcgtcgtcgtcgtcgccgCCGTCTTCTCCGGCTTCGCTTGATTCTCCAACGAGGCGCCTGAAAATGAGCAGCAGCTGTGGGTAG
- the LOC127789071 gene encoding protein WVD2-like 7 isoform X2: MIIQPGGWDLTELMGESMVEALNVENKMNASCPTLEVSVSFGRFENDSLSWEKWSTFSPNKYLEEVEKCSTPGSVAQKAAYFEAHYRKMAARKAEQLEQEMQMETNHLMKDDLTGEDHAGSTSEKLSTGHVQNSTGEVEKVTNIATAVSSSHSDEFSDKAAEVVECLMSADGEGKEEIYGLPEGCEINKSEEAVSETETHLNVCDEKVELARRLIHDDAPTNGFQDKVEPPISLEKETGNLLGNKTGKVKLDPLNKSQKMIPSRRENSLAGIKKKPASSLPKISPEISTPKTSKKMPASTLMSASRPSTKKASSPLLPRKTNPSTRESRKPAPSSLHMSLNLSSPNLDSTSFATRKSLIMEKMGDKDIVKRAFKTFQNNFSQVRASGGEKSSGKNEVQTMRPEQKLPTSLTFQKQNDGISKATEKMDSKRAQLGKSWNPTSARSLKGADMDQKHSKPALSFVFRSDDRAEKCKEILKNAEEKPYAKGTDQARHSSKEENKAEIKKRSQNIKSKATPMPGVSQGHLVSKGPADKEEAKNNRHRQSEFSR, from the exons ATGATAATTCAACCTGGAGGTTGGGATTTGACAGAATTAATGGGTGAATCAATGGTAGAAGCTTTGAATGTGGAAAATAAG ATGAATGCATCTTGTCCTACACTGGAAGTATCAGTTTCGTTTGGTAGGTTTGAAAATGATTCGCTTTCTTGGGAGAAATGGTCGACTTTTTCCCCAAATAAGTACTTGGAAGAAGTTGAGAAGTGTTCAACTCCTGGATCAGTTGCTCAGAAAGCGGCCTACTTTGAAGCCCATTACAGGAAAATGGCTGCTCGGAAGGCTGAACAGCTGGAACAAGAGATGCAAATGGAAACTAATCATTTGATGAAAGATGATCTAACTGGCGAAGATCATGCTGGAAGCACTTCTGAGAAGCTCAGTACTGGCCATGTTCAGAACTCTACTGGAGAAGTTGAGAAAGTCACTAATATAGCAACGGCTGTAAGTAGCAGCCACTCTGATGAATTCAGTGATAAAGCagcagaggttgttgagtgtcTAATGTCAGCAGATGGTGAAGGTAAGGAAGAAATATATGGTTTACCAGAAGGCtgtgaaataaataaatcagaAGAAGCTGTTTCTGAAACAGAGACTCATCTAAATGTATGTGACGAGAAAGTAGAATTGGCGCGTCGATTGATCCATGATGACGCTCCTACAAATGGATTCCAGGACAAGGTAGAACCCCCAATTAGCTTGGAGAAGGAGACGGGAAATCTTCTGGGAAACAAAACAGGGAAAGTGAAATTGGATCCACTGAACAAATCTCAAAag ATGATCCCCTCAAGAAGGGAGAACAGCTTGGCAGGAATAAAGAAGAAACCGGCATCCTCTTTACCCAAAATATCTCCTGAAATTTCCACCccaaaaacttcaaaaaaaatgcCTGCCTCCACTCTGATGTCTGCTTCTCGACCCTCAACAAAGAAGGCAAGCAGTCCATTATTACCAAGGAAAACAAATCCTTCTACACGAGAGAGCAGGAAACCTGCTCCTTCATCCCTGCACATGTCTCTGAATTTGAGTTCTCCAAACTTGGATTCAACTTCTTTTGCAACTAGGAAGTCTctaattatggaaaaaatgggGGATAAGGACATAGTTAAGAGAGCGTTTAAGACATTTCAGAACAATTTCAGCCAAGTAAGAGCTTCTGGTGGGGAGAAATCTTCTGGAAAAAACGAG GTTCAAACTATGAGGCCAGAACAAAAGCTGCCCACTTCTTTGACTTTCCAGAAACAGAATGACGG AATAAGCAAAGCAACAGAGAAGATGGATTCTAAAAGGGCTCAATTGGGAAAAAGCTGGAACCCTACTTCAGCCAG GTCATTGAAAGGAGCTGATATGGATCAAAAGCACTCAAAACCTGCCCTATCTTTTGTCTTTAGAAGTGATGACCGAGCTGAGAAATGCAAAGAG ATTCTCAAGAATGCGGAGGAAAAACCATATGCAAAAGGGACAGACCAAGCACGCCATTCTTCAAAG GAAGAAAACAAGGCTGAGATCAAAAAGCGAAGTCAGAATATCAAATCCAAAGCCACCCCTATGCCAGGTGTATCTCAGGGCCATTTAGTATCAAAAGGACCTGCGGATAAG GAGGAAGCCAAGAACAATCGCCATCGTCAATCAGAATTTAGCAggtga
- the LOC127787838 gene encoding probable galacturonosyltransferase-like 9, with protein sequence MARVRLASAVAFLAFLVFRPLMCLGIRSFPADGGAPMGSDGIESLLRFAEAPEYRNGAECPASYGGDSVVHVAMTLDSEYLRGSMAAVHSVLRHASCPENVFFHFVAAEFDPVSPRVLTRLVHSVFPSLNFKVYIFREDTVINLISSSIRQALENPLNYARNYLGDILDPSVTRVIYLDSDVVLVDDIQKLWNITLAGNRVIGAPEYCHANFTKYFTDSFWSDPVLSLVFSSRKACYFNTGVMVMDLEKWRAGHYRSKIESWMELQKKRRIYELGSLPPFLLVFAGDVEAVDHRWNQHGLGGDNRSGSCRSLHPGPVSLLHWSGKGKPWARLDMKNPCPLDYLWQPYDLYHLRQHHRLKQPLLSTSSHSNLI encoded by the coding sequence ATGGCCCGGGTCCGATTGGCCTCCGCCGTTGcttttcttgcctttcttgttTTCCGACCTTTGATGTGCCTAGGGATTCGCTCTTTTCCGGCCGACGGTGGTGCGCCGATGGGGTCCGATGGGATTGAGAGTTTGCTCCGGTTCGCCGAAGCGCCGGAGTATCGTAACGGCGCCGAGTGTCCGGCCAGTTACGGCGGCGACTCGGTCGTTCACGTCGCGATGACGCTCGACTCAGAGTATCTCCGGGGGTCAATGGCTGCGGTGCACTCCGTGCTCCGCCACGCCTCCTGCCCGGAAAACGTCTTCTTCCATTTCGTCGCGGCGGAGTTCGATCCGGTTAGTCCTCGGGTCCTGACCCGACTGGTCCATTCCGTTTTCCCTTCTCTTAACTTCAAGGTTTACATTTTCCGGGAAGACACTGTGATTAATCTCATTTCTTCCTCGATCCGACAAGCCCTGGAGAACCCGCTGAATTACGCCCGGAACTACCTGGGCGATATACTTGATCCGAGCGTGACCCGGGTCATCTACCTAGACTCCGACGTCGTCCTCGTAGACGACATACAGAAGCTTTGGAACATTACCCTCGCCGGAAACCGGGTGATCGGCGCCCCGGAGTACTGCCACGCCAACTTCACCAAGTACTTCACCGATAGTTTCTGGTCCGACCCTGTTTTGTCCCTTGTATTCAGTTCAAGAAAGGCCTGCTACTTCAACACGGGCGTGATGGTGATGGACCTGGAGAAATGGCGGGCGGGTCATTACCGGAGCAAGATCGAGAGCTGGATGGAGCTCCAGAAGAAGCGGCGGATCTACGAGCTGGGTTCGCTGCCGCCGTTCTTGCTTGTGTTCGCCGGCGACGTGGAGGCAGTGGACCACCGGTGGAACCAGCACGGGCTCGGCGGCGACAACCGGAGCGGGAGCTGCCGGTCGCTCCACCCGGGTCCCGTGAGCTTGCTCCATTGGAGCGGGAAGGGCAAGCCCTGGGCCCGACTCGACATGAAGAACCCGTGCCCCTTGGATTATCTCTGGCAGCCGTACGATCTGTACCATCTCCGGCAGCATCACAGATTGAAGCAGCCGTTGTTATCGACTTCCTCgcattcaaatttgatttga
- the LOC127789071 gene encoding protein WVD2-like 7 isoform X3 — protein MIIQPGGWDLTELMGESMVEALNVENKQMNASCPTLEVSVSFGRFENDSLSWEKWSTFSPNKYLEEVEKCSTPGSVAQKAAYFEAHYRKMAARKAEQLEQEMQMETNHLMKDDLTGEDHAGSTSEKLSTGHVQNSTGEVEKVTNIATAVSSSHSDEFSDKAAEVVECLMSADGEETHLNVCDEKVELARRLIHDDAPTNGFQDKVEPPISLEKETGNLLGNKTGKVKLDPLNKSQKMIPSRRENSLAGIKKKPASSLPKISPEISTPKTSKKMPASTLMSASRPSTKKASSPLLPRKTNPSTRESRKPAPSSLHMSLNLSSPNLDSTSFATRKSLIMEKMGDKDIVKRAFKTFQNNFSQVRASGGEKSSGKNEVQTMRPEQKLPTSLTFQKQNDGISKATEKMDSKRAQLGKSWNPTSARSLKGADMDQKHSKPALSFVFRSDDRAEKCKEILKNAEEKPYAKGTDQARHSSKEENKAEIKKRSQNIKSKATPMPGVSQGHLVSKGPADKEEAKNNRHRQSEFSR, from the exons ATGATAATTCAACCTGGAGGTTGGGATTTGACAGAATTAATGGGTGAATCAATGGTAGAAGCTTTGAATGTGGAAAATAAG CAGATGAATGCATCTTGTCCTACACTGGAAGTATCAGTTTCGTTTGGTAGGTTTGAAAATGATTCGCTTTCTTGGGAGAAATGGTCGACTTTTTCCCCAAATAAGTACTTGGAAGAAGTTGAGAAGTGTTCAACTCCTGGATCAGTTGCTCAGAAAGCGGCCTACTTTGAAGCCCATTACAGGAAAATGGCTGCTCGGAAGGCTGAACAGCTGGAACAAGAGATGCAAATGGAAACTAATCATTTGATGAAAGATGATCTAACTGGCGAAGATCATGCTGGAAGCACTTCTGAGAAGCTCAGTACTGGCCATGTTCAGAACTCTACTGGAGAAGTTGAGAAAGTCACTAATATAGCAACGGCTGTAAGTAGCAGCCACTCTGATGAATTCAGTGATAAAGCagcagaggttgttgagtgtcTAATGTCAGCAGATGGTGAAG AGACTCATCTAAATGTATGTGACGAGAAAGTAGAATTGGCGCGTCGATTGATCCATGATGACGCTCCTACAAATGGATTCCAGGACAAGGTAGAACCCCCAATTAGCTTGGAGAAGGAGACGGGAAATCTTCTGGGAAACAAAACAGGGAAAGTGAAATTGGATCCACTGAACAAATCTCAAAag ATGATCCCCTCAAGAAGGGAGAACAGCTTGGCAGGAATAAAGAAGAAACCGGCATCCTCTTTACCCAAAATATCTCCTGAAATTTCCACCccaaaaacttcaaaaaaaatgcCTGCCTCCACTCTGATGTCTGCTTCTCGACCCTCAACAAAGAAGGCAAGCAGTCCATTATTACCAAGGAAAACAAATCCTTCTACACGAGAGAGCAGGAAACCTGCTCCTTCATCCCTGCACATGTCTCTGAATTTGAGTTCTCCAAACTTGGATTCAACTTCTTTTGCAACTAGGAAGTCTctaattatggaaaaaatgggGGATAAGGACATAGTTAAGAGAGCGTTTAAGACATTTCAGAACAATTTCAGCCAAGTAAGAGCTTCTGGTGGGGAGAAATCTTCTGGAAAAAACGAG GTTCAAACTATGAGGCCAGAACAAAAGCTGCCCACTTCTTTGACTTTCCAGAAACAGAATGACGG AATAAGCAAAGCAACAGAGAAGATGGATTCTAAAAGGGCTCAATTGGGAAAAAGCTGGAACCCTACTTCAGCCAG GTCATTGAAAGGAGCTGATATGGATCAAAAGCACTCAAAACCTGCCCTATCTTTTGTCTTTAGAAGTGATGACCGAGCTGAGAAATGCAAAGAG ATTCTCAAGAATGCGGAGGAAAAACCATATGCAAAAGGGACAGACCAAGCACGCCATTCTTCAAAG GAAGAAAACAAGGCTGAGATCAAAAAGCGAAGTCAGAATATCAAATCCAAAGCCACCCCTATGCCAGGTGTATCTCAGGGCCATTTAGTATCAAAAGGACCTGCGGATAAG GAGGAAGCCAAGAACAATCGCCATCGTCAATCAGAATTTAGCAggtga
- the LOC127787974 gene encoding formin-like protein 8, which yields MAAGAPPSGVALFLFFVVVVILAAAPPSSCQSNSPQNIQTFYPYPLPPVGRPPPQQPPSSPALLPSPPPPGKSSSKQAVVKAVAATAASTLVLSVLLFLFLHRQSRRRSDRRPRPNPYSRDAAVNHGEFKKFDGDVKGFVVDEDGLDVLYWRSLEGEDVKNNLSKEVLHNNVEEIEKWMISRSLKRRNSQPPPVQEIPLLRDDSSSLLHQVWPEVEDGTLVSVPASVLAIPPPPPPPPPPPPLPKPPGSASSSKPPPPPPKPPGSSSSPKRPPAPKDLPNNNSGNGDGNGQVKLKPLHWDKVNPNIDDHSMVWHKIEGGSFRFDDELMQAMFGYVATSRKSPQRTTRNSSSPENERSKPPSQIVILDARKSQNTAIVLRSLAVSRQDLIDALIQGQGLNEDTVEKLTRIAPTKEEESEILAFAGDATRLADAESFLFHLLRAVPSAFARFNSMLFRSNYDSEVGQLKVSTQTLELGCEELRTRGLFIKLLEAILKAGNRMNAGTSRGNAQAFNLTALRKLSDVRSSDGKTTLLTFVVEEVIRAEGKRCIVNRNRSLNRTNSSNQNSKISTSKDDREREYLMLGLPVVGGLSAEFSNVKKAATIDYDAYAKTYFDLEARVAEIEQLLTQCGNGEGGGFERKMKGFLDAAEEELKAAKEEQTRVMQLVRRTTEYYQAGASKDLGKHPLQLFVIVRDFLGMVDQVCVNVSRNLQKRKTSTTGVGSSSPPSPATRPSVKFPVLPSNFMSDRSKSSSSESDDDDDDHS from the exons ATGGCCGCTGGAGCTCCGCCTTCCGGGGTggctctcttcctcttcttcgtAGTCGTCGTCATCCTCGCCGCCGCTCCACCTTCTTCCTGCCAATCCAATTCTCCGCAGAACATCCAGACCTTCTACCCCTATCCCCTTCCCCCAGTCGGCAGGCCTCCGCCACAACAGCCGCCGTCATCTCCGGCCCTGCTGCCTTCGCCGCCGCCTCCTGGGAAGTCATCCTCCAAACAGGCGGTGGTCAAGGCGGTTGCCGCCACCGCGGCGAGCACTTTAGTGCTCTCCGTGTTGTTGTTCCTTTTCCTGCACAGGCAGTCCCGCCGGCGCAGTGACAGGAGGCCCCGGCCGAATCCTTATAGCAGGGATGCGGCTGTGAATCACGGGGAGTTCAAGAAATTTGACGGAGATGTCAAGGGGTTCGTCGTCGATGAAGACGGCTTAGACGTGCTTTACTGGAGAAGTCTCGAAGGGGAAGACGTGAAGAACAACCTCAGTAAAGAAGTTCTCCATAACAATGTCGAAGAGATAGAGAAATGGATGATTTCTCGAAGTCTAAAGCGCAGGAATTCACAGCCGCCGCCGGTGCAAGAAATTCCTCTTCTCCGGGACGACTCTTCGTCTTTGCTACATCAGGTTTGGCCGGAGGTCGAAGACGGAACTCTAGTTTCAGTTCCGGCATCTGTTTTGGCGATTCcaccacctcctcctcctccaccgCCACCTCCACCGCTGCCTAAGCCTCCTGGTTCAGCTTCATCATCCAAGCCACCACCGCCACCGCCTAAACCGCCTGGTTCATCTTCATCGCCAAAGCGGCCACCGGCGCCTAAAGATTTACCGAACAACAACAGTGGCAATGGCGATGGCAATGGTCAGGTTAAGCTTAAACCCTTGCACTGGGACAAGGTGAATCCAAATATTGATGATCATTCGATGGTTTGGCACAAGATTGAAGGCGGTTCCTTCAG GTTTGATGATGAGCTTATGCAAGCGATGTTTGGATACGTTGCAACCAGCCGAAAGTCCCCACAAAGGACTACTAGAAACTCGTCGAGCCCAGAGAATGAGAGATCAAAGCCTCCCTCGCAGATTGTCATCCTTGATGCCCGGAAGTCCCAGAACACGGCGATTGTGCTCCGGTCACTGGCCGTTTCCCGCCAAGATCTCATCGATGCGCTTATTCAAGGCCAGGGACTAAACGAGGACACAGTCGAGAAGCTAACCCGAATAGCCCCCACAAAAGAGGAAGAATCCGAGATCCTTGCGTTTGCCGGGGACGCCACAAGGCTAGCCGATGCTGAATCCTTCCTCTTCCACCTCCTCAGAGCCGTTCCATCGGCTTTTGCTCGCTTCAACTCCATGCTTTTTAGGTCGAACTACGATTCAGAGGTTGGACAGCTCAAGGTATCTACGCAGACGCTCGAGCTAGGGTGCGAGGAGCTTCGGACAAGAGGGCTTTTCATCAAACTTCTTGAAGCCATCCTCAAGGCCGGGAACAGGATGAATGCTGGGACTTCCAGAGGAAATGCTCAAGCTTTCAACCTTACTGCACTGAGAAAGCTCTCTGACGTTAGAAGCTCGGATGGAAAGACCACATTGCTCACCTTTGTAGTGGAAGAAGTGATTCGAGCAGAGGGTAAACGATGTATTGTCAATAGAAACCGCAGCTTAAATCGAACCAACAGCAGCAACCAAAACTCTAAGATTTCAACATCAAAAGATGACAGAGAGAGGGAATACCTAATGCTGGGGCTGCCAGTGGTAGGCGGCCTTAGTGCAGAGTTTTCGAATGTGAAGAAGGCGGCAACAATAGATTATGATGCGTATGCGAAAACGTACTTCGATCTGGAAGCCCGGGTTGCTGAAATTGAACAGCTTTTGACGCAATGTGGCAATGGGGAAGGAGGAGGATTCGAAAGGAAGATGAAGGGCTTCCTTGACGCGGCAGAGGAAGAGCTAAAGGCGGCGAAAGAAGAGCAAACAAGAGTGATGCAGCTTGTAAGGAGAACAACAGAGTACTACCAAGCAGGGGCTTCCAAGGATTTGGGGAAGCACCCACTTCAGCTATTTGTCATAGTTAGAGATTTCTTGGGCATGGTTGATCAGGTGTGTGTCAACGTTTCTAGGAATCTGCAGAAGAGGAAAACCTCGACAACCGGGGTTGGATCGTCTTCTCCACCATCCCCGGCAACTAGGCCTTCAGTGAAGTTCCCGGTTCTGCCATCGAATTTCATGTCAGACCGGTCAAAGAGCAGTTCCAGCGAATCCGACGACGATGACGATGATCATAGCTAA
- the LOC127789071 gene encoding protein WVD2-like 7 isoform X1, whose translation MIIQPGGWDLTELMGESMVEALNVENKQMNASCPTLEVSVSFGRFENDSLSWEKWSTFSPNKYLEEVEKCSTPGSVAQKAAYFEAHYRKMAARKAEQLEQEMQMETNHLMKDDLTGEDHAGSTSEKLSTGHVQNSTGEVEKVTNIATAVSSSHSDEFSDKAAEVVECLMSADGEGKEEIYGLPEGCEINKSEEAVSETETHLNVCDEKVELARRLIHDDAPTNGFQDKVEPPISLEKETGNLLGNKTGKVKLDPLNKSQKMIPSRRENSLAGIKKKPASSLPKISPEISTPKTSKKMPASTLMSASRPSTKKASSPLLPRKTNPSTRESRKPAPSSLHMSLNLSSPNLDSTSFATRKSLIMEKMGDKDIVKRAFKTFQNNFSQVRASGGEKSSGKNEVQTMRPEQKLPTSLTFQKQNDGISKATEKMDSKRAQLGKSWNPTSARSLKGADMDQKHSKPALSFVFRSDDRAEKCKEILKNAEEKPYAKGTDQARHSSKEENKAEIKKRSQNIKSKATPMPGVSQGHLVSKGPADKEEAKNNRHRQSEFSR comes from the exons ATGATAATTCAACCTGGAGGTTGGGATTTGACAGAATTAATGGGTGAATCAATGGTAGAAGCTTTGAATGTGGAAAATAAG CAGATGAATGCATCTTGTCCTACACTGGAAGTATCAGTTTCGTTTGGTAGGTTTGAAAATGATTCGCTTTCTTGGGAGAAATGGTCGACTTTTTCCCCAAATAAGTACTTGGAAGAAGTTGAGAAGTGTTCAACTCCTGGATCAGTTGCTCAGAAAGCGGCCTACTTTGAAGCCCATTACAGGAAAATGGCTGCTCGGAAGGCTGAACAGCTGGAACAAGAGATGCAAATGGAAACTAATCATTTGATGAAAGATGATCTAACTGGCGAAGATCATGCTGGAAGCACTTCTGAGAAGCTCAGTACTGGCCATGTTCAGAACTCTACTGGAGAAGTTGAGAAAGTCACTAATATAGCAACGGCTGTAAGTAGCAGCCACTCTGATGAATTCAGTGATAAAGCagcagaggttgttgagtgtcTAATGTCAGCAGATGGTGAAGGTAAGGAAGAAATATATGGTTTACCAGAAGGCtgtgaaataaataaatcagaAGAAGCTGTTTCTGAAACAGAGACTCATCTAAATGTATGTGACGAGAAAGTAGAATTGGCGCGTCGATTGATCCATGATGACGCTCCTACAAATGGATTCCAGGACAAGGTAGAACCCCCAATTAGCTTGGAGAAGGAGACGGGAAATCTTCTGGGAAACAAAACAGGGAAAGTGAAATTGGATCCACTGAACAAATCTCAAAag ATGATCCCCTCAAGAAGGGAGAACAGCTTGGCAGGAATAAAGAAGAAACCGGCATCCTCTTTACCCAAAATATCTCCTGAAATTTCCACCccaaaaacttcaaaaaaaatgcCTGCCTCCACTCTGATGTCTGCTTCTCGACCCTCAACAAAGAAGGCAAGCAGTCCATTATTACCAAGGAAAACAAATCCTTCTACACGAGAGAGCAGGAAACCTGCTCCTTCATCCCTGCACATGTCTCTGAATTTGAGTTCTCCAAACTTGGATTCAACTTCTTTTGCAACTAGGAAGTCTctaattatggaaaaaatgggGGATAAGGACATAGTTAAGAGAGCGTTTAAGACATTTCAGAACAATTTCAGCCAAGTAAGAGCTTCTGGTGGGGAGAAATCTTCTGGAAAAAACGAG GTTCAAACTATGAGGCCAGAACAAAAGCTGCCCACTTCTTTGACTTTCCAGAAACAGAATGACGG AATAAGCAAAGCAACAGAGAAGATGGATTCTAAAAGGGCTCAATTGGGAAAAAGCTGGAACCCTACTTCAGCCAG GTCATTGAAAGGAGCTGATATGGATCAAAAGCACTCAAAACCTGCCCTATCTTTTGTCTTTAGAAGTGATGACCGAGCTGAGAAATGCAAAGAG ATTCTCAAGAATGCGGAGGAAAAACCATATGCAAAAGGGACAGACCAAGCACGCCATTCTTCAAAG GAAGAAAACAAGGCTGAGATCAAAAAGCGAAGTCAGAATATCAAATCCAAAGCCACCCCTATGCCAGGTGTATCTCAGGGCCATTTAGTATCAAAAGGACCTGCGGATAAG GAGGAAGCCAAGAACAATCGCCATCGTCAATCAGAATTTAGCAggtga
- the LOC127788869 gene encoding germin-like protein subfamily 1 member 1 encodes METGGSLWLIFFLCLGLLQVRVKPDPDPLQDYCVADTTSPQGRDLFINGAPCINPAMATPSHFATSALAMRGNTANQVGSNVSLTTTRNLPGLNTQGLAMARVDFAARGIVPPHAHPRASEVTICIQGSILVGFINTTNHLFTQQLRAGDSFVFPKGLVHFLYNVDAMTPAVAVAGLNSQNPGAQLVSLATFATKPAIPDEVVERAFQITGQELARIRKNLGG; translated from the coding sequence ATGGAAACCGGTGGTTCTCTCTggctcatcttcttcctctgcctGGGTCTCCTGCAGGTCCGGGTCAAACCCGACCCAGACCCACTCCAGGACTACTGCGTTGCAGACACCACGAGCCCACAAGGTCGAGATCTGTTTATTAATGGCGCTCCCTGCATTAACCCGGCAATGGCGACGCCCTCCCACTTCGCAACTTCGGCGCTAGCCATGCGGGGTAACACCGCCAACCAAGTCGGGTCCAACGTGAGCCTCACCACCACCCGGAACCTGCCGGGTCTCAACACCCAGGGCCTGGCCATGGCCCGGGTCGACTTCGCCGCCAGAGGCATCGTGCCGCCGCACGCCCACCCTCGCGCCTCCGAGGTCACCATCTGCATCCAGGGCTCCATTCTGGTCGGCTTCATCAACACTACCAACCATCTCTTCACCCAGCAATTGCGCGCCGGCGACTCGTTCGTTTTTCCGAAAGGACTGGTCCATTTTCTGTACAACGTCGACGCGATGACCCCGGCGGTGGCCGTGGCCGGGCTGAACAGCCAGAACCCCGGCGCGCAGCTGGTGTCACTGGCCACTTTTGCGACGAAGCCGGCCATTCCCGACGAGGTCGTGGAGAGGGCTTTTCAGATTACGGGTCAAGAGCTTGCCCGAATCCGGAAGAACCTTGGCGGGTGA